The nucleotide window aaatagaactAACACCAAAGTTCAAGCTTCACACGCAAACGAAACCGCGGACGGGAACTAGTACGTTATATGCTAAAAATAAATCTCTCTTGATCTCAattcctatattttttaataataatttccacTTTTTTCTCGAAGACGTCACGCCCTAAAAGAGCATCGATGCATGAGACGCTTTCGCTCGTATTAATTGTGCGAAGCCTTAAGTAGGCTTTATGTTAAGATCAGATTACATTTAACTTGTTCCTTACAACTTATACACAGCCTTCTTAGAGCACATGGAATTAAATGCCTctttttatacgtataataaaccTAGCGGCCATGGCGATTTCGTAccggtaaaattaatttaaagttacttcTCCCACTTCCCATGGGTAGGGGATAATCTCCATAGCTAATTgcccaattttaaattatttttcattggtAGAAAACTGCACTATTTCTGAGTACTATAGGGACTGTAAATTTCTCATtgttgggctaaggtctcctctctctttgaggagaaggttaggagcatatgtGTGCATACGTGGTAGACCGCGCTGctctgggcttgaacccgcaatcatcggttaagatccacgcgttctaaccactgggccatcttagcTCCAATTATTGGTATCATTGATTTTATCAGTAATTAATGAATTGTATTTGAGTCTAAATCCATATCATAATCTCAATCAAgtatctatagtctattccattcgaagaaggaataaagataaacaaatcttagatttcaATGCTATACGATTTTCTAATAGTTCGGCTATATTGGACTGTACTAACAGTTCTTAACTGATCTCTTCATTATAAActactaaaatacaatttaattaataatataaataaaaaatacagtttaattttacttccaaaattccgacgATACTTACGTCGACGAACACAACGCAATTtcttcgcaaatccataatgaatatcatagatttttcGATGtcagattttgtttatttggtttttgtcctcttgtgCTTAGAATAGACTATAGgaacatttttgtatttcaattattattcaatactgATTGAatcgttatatatatacatatataaaattagctgTTgttcgcggctttgctcgcgtagaatatgtatatatttacaaattaacttataatattacgttgatgtaagacctctttatataccacattggtgtgtatttcagcccttagggtagaatatccagaaacgattaaatacgtatctactcattttttatcagtagtccaaaaatatagtttcatgcttctaacatCAAAAATTACGGTCTTCCAggctatcctatatacgaaatttcttctcccttttcaaccctttacaacacttatttccaattaaaaaccctatgtcctttctcaggctctagactatctatttgtgtaccaaatttcatttaaatcggtccagtagttttggcgtgaaagtgagacagacagacagacagacagagttactttcgcatctataatattaagtacggatgtatgaataattattattcggtgttatacttaaatgaaatttattcttATGCAATTTAATTCATGAAAATTAGTTACTtatgatttgaattaattaacacTCCGAACCgttggaaatattaaatatattttaatattgttaatgacaattcaaaagtgtttgtaaatcCTGACTTATACagaacattttgatttgatttgagtacAGAGAGATGTACACGATGACGTTGTCAATAAGACAGACATACTTTAGGtagaaaaacaacaaaaaaaatcctaCTTAAATGATCTGCCAACTAATTTCTATCAGTGTCGTATGGAGCCTAAGTGAGCAAAGTAAttagtcatataaaatatacatacacagtGATTTTGAAGGAATTTCattcttataaatttacaaatctcgaatatataatgttatttaaatattatttataaaagtcaacgtgaaaacaaaaatatttttaccatgTTTTCAAAAAGTAGATAACACTGTTAAGAATCAGTTCTAATTACCAAGATCTCTATTGCTATAATGAATGCTCAAAGTaacttattaaagaaaaatatattgttctttCCATCATGTTATTATAATGGTCTGGCAattgggctacctgatggtaagtggtcaccaccgcattgccattgccattgcaaatattaaccattgctaaTGCACCAATACCCgtgagaactaagatgtcacttgtacctgtagttgcactgaGTTACTtatccatcaaaccggaacgaaataatactaagtattgtgcTTTGCGGTAGAGTATATTATGAGTCCTAGCACCGattaagtcgttttttttttcagaaaccaTTTTATTCCGACCGGCCAGTTACAATTCACGCTATGTCCGAACACCATAAAGAACCTTCAGTATGTCGACGGTGAACCACGATGATACATGGATATATTTTCTAAACTATGGAAATGATAGAACTAGCAATAGAAACTTCCATACAGATAAAGtgttaaagaaaagaaaaaatgtttttaatatcacaaaatgGCGGCCTAAAACAAGATGGCGGGTGACTGGAAGGATGTTAATATCGTTTATGATTTTGAACGTGATTGGGGTGACTCATGGAGAAAGTAAGATTATTGTTCTTAATATGTTCATGAGAATtcgtttttttgtttcaatttctttttttaattgaacaatGTAAAGGATTAACTTTATACGGTTCGAAATGTAATACAAATTAAGATGAGATAAAATTTATGACGTATTTAACGTACTTTTTGTTAACTAATGTCTTCCTGGGCAATTTCGATAATTATTGATGTAGAatagccaactgcgcaggagaGTCTCCGCTTTCCCAGGAGATGTTTTCCCGCCAGGTTTCACAACTAAATTTTCCACAGGAGATATTATAGAGCTCAATTGACAGACGACTAATTGAGAAGATCGGAGAGAGTTTAGGCACAGAACTACCGAACTATCTATTGAAAGCAATGTTAAAACTCGTAATATTAACATTGTGTTCAAACATCACTTGCTTCTGAAAAGTTATGGCCagtaaaacttaataactttttattaatctaaCCGGTTCTCAATGTTTCTCTGTGATTTTCACTAGTACTGGTATTAACATAGCCTGCGCAGTTCGATAGCTTCCGTCGAAAGTTTCAGTCCTTTTTGAaatcggttattttttttataattaggttTGCTACCGAATGAGCTGATGCTAAGTGTCACCGTCTATAAGCATTGTCTAtaagtactgtaagaaatatttaccattctttACGACGCATAAGCGTCATCAACCttaagaatataaatgttaagtatcttgtacctgtaattacaccggcgtcacccttcaaaccagagcaAAACAGGTTTACCTACTAATACTTGgtcaataaatttacttttgcaaataaaaatatagtttgtaaCGTATTTTCCAGGTCTTACGAGTCGCGTTCTGGCTACCTTCCTTGGCTACCCCAGCTCGTGCAACATCGGCACGGAAGTGCGACCTTGCACCTTGTCACTCACTTGCTGGCTTCGAGGTGGAATCAGGGCGAAGGGATGTGGTAGCGGCTGGCTGTTCTCTTGCTGTGTAGCAGCGGAATCTTTGAGGAATGACTTTGATAATACGTATGTATGCTTTGACAAGTACTTATAATTAGGTATACCTTTAAGTAGAATTTTATCTTACTAACGGGAAGTATACTCAGGTAAAGTACGACTCATATGGTTGATACATCAAATCATTGTGAATATAAAAACtgtgcatgtatgtatgtgtttttgtatcataatatatattgttatacttaTTTCGTAGTAAGCACTGAATTGAAACACAGTGTGGTAAATTTATGTACAACTATGTACGACTGGCAACATCGACACAAAATGAcggtttattcaaattttttaacaTCAATGTTTAGGttagtttgaataaaaaaaagcaataactataataattatatttctatcaatGTCAAGCAATGAAATAAGAGTCGGAACATTTGCGAAATCCtcttttcttcttctttcttcCAATTCAATTAGGCTATAATCCAACTTCTCTACCAATTTCAGGATACCATCCGCAGATTGGAGGTATGAATATAAAGTTGTCCCGCCAAAGTTGCGTCAGGTACCACAACGGAATGTGGTACCCACCAATGTTTTCCGTCGAAGAGTTGATGATGATACCAGTCaggtattattaaacataaagtattatatacaaattacaaataagaatatttgtgGATAACGTACGAAGTTTATTCCCCATGGGTGTTCCAATGTAGAttggtacatatatatttaatatttatatgtggtATGTTATGGTCGATATTCATCCTCACATACAGAAAATCAGTGGTACCCAGGTTGAAGCCTCAATGAATGGCAATAATTGTCAtatgcaaaaaaaattacatgcctacagttttgttaatataaatgatgaatatacatatttacaaagcacgataaaaaaattacacgatTAAATAGATTCTGACTCTACTTTTCCAGGTGGACTGCGGCCTTCCATCGACAAGAATATTACAGAAAAGAATTATAGGGGGCAGAGAAGCGAGGTTTGCGGAGTTTCCCTGGCAAGCTCATGTCAGGATATCGGAGTTCCAGTGCGGTGGCGTATTGAGTAAGTGGTGATGTaatgatcaaattaattaaataatttactgtttaaattatgagttgataaatagttttaacttgagacgtagtttttattttggatggCTCAAAATTAATGGACATTTTTCGTGATCATTTATTTCAGTATCCCGATGGTTTGTCGCGACAGCTGCTCATTGTGTCTCTCGTGCTCGTCCTTTTGATATCGCAGTGTGGCTCGGAGCTCTGGACACGACCGCTGGCGCTCACACTGCTAAAAAACTTGGGTATGTATTCATTGCATCTCTGAAAATTGACTCTTTAATCggattgaaattaatattagtaagattccTGTGAAGTCACTTTATGCTAAGTCACTTACTTCTAAATGCTATTCTTCCATCTAATAACAATGAGGCTATAACGCTACATTACTCTGCCTTAGGTAGAATATTTGACAGAGGCACTGTTAAATACTATACCAATACTAACTTCACCAATGTTCCACCAGATtggggaaataagatgttatggtccttgtgcctgtagttaagcTCGatcaaataacaattattttcatagGATTGCTTTTAGATTCCGACAATTCATCCAGAATTAAGTGTGAGAGATTAAAAGACAGTTTTATTCTGCAGGGTTGCTCAGAAGATTTTGCACCCACTATTCCAATTCCGCATGACTCAACCAGATAGATATGACATTGCCCTCCTCAAGCTATCACGACCCATCACCTATACGAGCCATATCTTGCCAATATGTTTGCCAGACATGGATCTAGATTTACGAGGGAAGTCAGGAGTTATAGCTGGATGGGGGAAAACTGATGCTAGTAATGGTCATACTGGCACAAACTTATTGAGATCTGCAACCGTTCCTATTTTGAGTAAGtattgtatctttatttatttgaagactTTATTGATCACTACATAGTAAATGAAACTTAAGGCCGACTTAATGCTTGAAGgaattctctgccagtcaacctttacgtcaaatatgtaacttatattatactactcagatttataaaattaaccctTGGAACGTCGCTtgtctaaattaaaaacagataaaacTGCGAAGTACAGCTACTTATATTGtacactaaaaccttctccaaaaACTCGTTTCCTGTTCTGGTAATAGTTTTATCTATAGTggtttagtgtttttttttagtcaagAATGAATATgtgttcttatttattaatatagatttatgaCGTTCATGGTAACTTTGGATACGAAAAAACGTTTTCTTGAAAATATTCTGGAGACTattgaaaaatagtaaattgtaatatagacttcttttagattaaaaataagccTTTCGTACTTACGTCCATGAGCCCGATATGGCCGAATCACTGACAAATGTGATCCTCAACTGAGGATTGCGGGTTCGAATCCCTGAaagctccactgaattttcacgtgctgaatatttgtgtttataattttgctCGTATTCCGCGTTGAATGAAAATATGGAGAAAACATCTACATAGGGCGGACGAAAATTTTCCACATTTGTATCAATTAAACGGAATTGAAACGGTTGAACAAAAACCGAGtctaattttactttactaaatattaaGAAGCAGTTCCTTGACCGTTCTAAGTTGTGGTTGACGCTAATTACAGTTCTCTTACATAAGCCATGATTATCACGTTATTAgagtattttaatactttatatttccaGGTACTGAACAATGTATAAATTGGCACCAAAGCAAGCAAATCTTAGTCGAAATCCACTCTGAGATGATTTGCGCTGGACATTCCGATGGACACCAGGATGCTTGTTTGGGTAAACATTTACCACTATTTCATGATATtcgtttatttgttaaaaataggGAGTCAGATAaggaatgggccacctggtggtgaGTGGCTaccaccatagacattggcgatgtgagaaatatgaaccatctcgtacatcgtcaatgcgctacctaccttgtgaactaagatctTAGTTACATTGGCGTACTCAgaagtaacaatatttattattgttatttggcggtagaatatatatgtcGGCGATAGCgcatttaagaaaaacacgtgcccggaaattattattttaattatttcaataattaaaaactgtttgattattaaattataaaattatttagtgaattctgagatgttaaatttgtctgaaatattttagcgtcaaaaaataggtgttatattgagtaAATAGTTCCCCCacccaattttgttataaaaggccgagCGTCCGCCGGTATCGACAGGCTTGTTCGAGTCATCGaagcgatcggacctcctcagcTTGGAATAAATCAATGAAGAATATTTCCTACGTTTTATTTCGTACCTTCGAGGATGGAAACAAATCCAAGTCCTGAAATTCATGACGTCAGtaatgctgacgtcatgttttttaaaaaacaagctGGGACAAGTCACTTCGtcatatattatgatgagtgactggtacctacccagacggacttgcacaaagcactgTCACCAAGGACAGCTCTCCAACATATAAAACACCAGCGTTTGGATTACTCACAACTCTAATtctaataagttataaaattcaCCAGGTGACTCTGGAGGTCCTCTCATAGTCATGGACAGCGGGAGGTATTACTTAGTGGGGATCACTTCAGCTGGTTTCGGCTGCGGTGTTGACCACCAGCCTGGTATATACCATAATGTGAAGATTACCGCAAGTTGGATTAAGGAAGTCATCAGTCCAACTACAAATTTTATAGACTTTTGATATTTCGAACAAGTAACATTGTCAACGAATTTGACAGTTGACGTTCCGTACCGTTCCATGAATGTTTGTCTGTCTATTGTAACTAAATATTagcatttatgtttaaaaaaaaaaacaaggcctttatattattgaaagataaatataaaacgatggAATgcattttagaatttattttgtatgtgtgtaaatttgtattgtttttaaaagttcGAAGTTTCCAATTCATAGAGTACGGAACCATTGGTAACATAAGAGTGctagtttttgtaaaaatattattttgtgataTGTTGAAGTATGTTGATatgaatgttaataattatcgatacgataaatataagaaatgagATAATACCGACAAACGACCATAACAGGAAATACAATATGGCGAACATTACTTGTGACGTCACATACTATGATTCACACATACGTATTTAAAGATACTCAATTGTGTATTTGAAtcgaatacatatttatttttaatttaaatgttttatcgtaaatgaaattgaaataaaactataatgtaCAAAATTTACGCGACTATTATAATacaagttacaaatatttatgacgtcataatgtCAACTTGTTTACGATgaagtaaatatacatataaatacattatcttAGTAATAACGAACAATAAAAACTGAATATTAAGATGCATTTCTAATGgagtcattaaatataaattaatattaacaactcATTAAGGGTCTATTCACATATCTGTCACTTGAATGTAAATGTTAGTGTTAGGTggagtctgtctgtctgtacccCCAAAACTAATTGAGATTATATTGACACAACATGTTTTTTCTGTCGAGACGATGGATTGTGTTGTAccaaaatttcgataaaatataattaagcaaGAACCAAAAAATCTGGGCTTAAAAAGTGTTGCTGTGgcctcatttttttttctttttcattgcAAAGGCACAGTGTTGTAAAATGGTTAATAAACTAGTAGTCACTTTGAAGAGAGTATTGTAAAAGGCGCTTCCCACGTCATGTCGATCGAAGAGATCGAATTTAACTACTTTAAGTGGATATTACAGTCTTTTCTAGACGAAACCGAGGAAGTACACGACGCAAAATTCCCATTACGAATTGCCGTGATCTGGCGCGTGTAATCGACTTTAAAAGTATGAATAATTTCTTACGAACCTAAGTTACGTCCTCTATTTTTGTAATTACCGCCGCTGTACAAAATCCATATGGGATTACTGTTAAGTATGTAATCTTTAAATAAGTGAGACACCACACAGCCCACCAGTACACAATGTtcgtttaaaacaattatttttttacactgagTGACTAATGTGTACGGACAGACCGTAATGCTTTCACTTATTAGATATCTCAAGAAAATTcatgtcttattttatttgccattattttgttttattggctGATTTGATCtctgtttatttatgttgttttttgttttattagaaaaataaattatttaaaatgttttatttgttttaatcaataatCTAGTCTTACTAAAGAGGTCCACTCGTGTTTAGAAGAGTTAGTTTATTCCAACATGCTTCTTCAGAGGGTTGGTGGATTTGCAGATTGATAAATGGGTCACTTATTGGTAAGTAATTATCATCAAATTTAGTAATTGCTCGACACTAATCTAATCTATTTTACCGCCACGTTAATGATGTAAGGCATTAACGTGGCGGCTACcctggaaactaagatgttatggccctttTAAAACTGTCTCATtaaccctttaaaccgaaacacaacaatactaaatattgctgtttgacgtaAGAATATATGAAGTGGATGGTACTCACCCACGAAGGGCATGCACAGAACCCTACCACCTAagtgcattattttatttatctggactaaataaaagtttttggaTTTTTCTTCAGAAAACTACTCAGTATAACAGCTAGATGGACGTTTGTAAActcccatgcctcggaaagcatgtaAAGCCATTGGTCCTAGCTTAAACTTTTTCCGGTCACGTGGGATTTCCCGTCCTATTGGATTACAAGAGTACATCTGTGTTTTTGCGCACATACTTATCTACTACAGTCCTGCAAAGTTTGTTGGTCTCTCATGAGATAGCCTGTAATTGCCAAAATCTTTTGGAACGATATCCTCagcctatactctattccaataataaaaggaaaaaaaatccaaataaacaatatttgacagcaaattgacgcgacatcattggtgtagagcttgattaatcaatgatattctctatggatttgcgaatTGCGtcttgaacgtcgacgaaactgttatctaaattttggaagtaaaatgaaagtgaaaataaatagttaagggttaatgtgttgtattataaataaatatacattaatcataaacatttagtagtgcacaatatagctgagttataagcaaatcgcatggaatgcGTATATCTAAGGATTTTTTATCTTCTTTCtaacttccattggaataggctatatatttGTCATGAAACTATCTgtcataaactaaaataataggGAAGATTATTGGTAGTTTTTTActgtaaacaaaacaaacagacaaactttACTTATTGTTGTATGATATTGTTTGCTTCAATTATGCAAGAACCTTCATAGATGAGTATTTATAAacgtatatatacaattaatttatgagTACAAAGATAATTATCttgtattaaacattaattaattttgatgatatctttaaatttgtAGACAAGAAAAAACCAGCCtgtataaaaaaagattgaAGATTACTATgctaatataaacattaaaatttttaaacatttattttgactgattttttatttataatactatctCTTTTCACTTTATACTAAAAGACTTATATCAGAAAAAGAAGTCTTATAATCCTGACATTTTAGTTTAGATTTGAAATTATTGTTCGTAAAACAGATTTAGTAAATTTAGATTTGATATTGTGctcttaatagttttatttaatgaattatgtaGTACAAATCACGCACACATTTAAAGTCACATTAACATGTAGGTcacttataaatatcaaaaataaaaaaggacttAAAATTGATCCATGTGGAACGCCCgttcttaaaacaataatttagaaCTTTATGCCTCagaattcgttttaaattttatgaaagtaaCTAATATGCTGCAATAACTTTGATTAAACAgcacacaattatattttaaattatgaatacagGAACGATACTTGTATAATTTGTATCGTGCTAACGCTACTGACAATCGCTCtgaatgttacaattttatagcATCAGAAACAGTGCATTGACATGTCGGATTAGAAATCTAGATAATCAACAACATACTATGATAGGTTTACATTGGTAATATTGTCGGATTCAGCCACAGAGCAGAAACAGTCTGCTCTGTGGGTacaataatctaatattatacagaggtaaaatttgttggTTTGTATATTGGGGGTAATCTCCGGTAGTAATGGTACAATTCTAAGCCCTTTTACTGCTTTACAGTAAAGTTACAGCTTCTGTCCTCATTTAACTTTAAGGAATGTTTTTGGAGcctattccaacacgctgctccgaGGCtgttgttggatacacatgtggcagaattttattgaaattagatacgatgttttacttcacagccgagcacgagatgaattattaacatacattaagcacatgaacattcaCTGGTGCTTGTAAATTTGAACCTGCaatgatcggttaagatgcacgcactCTAACCAtcgggccatctcggctttattgTTGAAACTCATCGCTAGATGTCGCTACAGAACATCGACCTCGATAAACCTCAACCGTCATTAAAAAGCCTCGATCGTCttcacaatttattaaataaaaaacacgtaTATTCAGGCGGTTCAATGACAAGTGGGTTCTCCTAgggtaatatttgtaaaataagacaTTAAATCGAGGTTAAAAgagatttttatgttattttatataatatcagagtacagtttaaagtatatataatatatgtttaacaaCGAATAAACCTT belongs to Vanessa tameamea isolate UH-Manoa-2023 chromosome 28, ilVanTame1 primary haplotype, whole genome shotgun sequence and includes:
- the LOC113391852 gene encoding serine proteinase stubble translates to MSTVNHDDTWIYFLNYGNDRTSNRNFHTDKVLKKRKNVFNITKWRPKTRWRVTGRMLISFMILNVIGVTHGESLTSRVLATFLGYPSSCNIGTEVRPCTLSLTCWLRGGIRAKGCGSGWLFSCCVAAESLRNDFDNTIPSADWRYEYKVVPPKLRQVPQRNVVPTNVFRRRVDDDTSQVDCGLPSTRILQKRIIGGREARFAEFPWQAHVRISEFQCGGVLISRWFVATAAHCVSRARPFDIAVWLGALDTTAGAHTAKKLGVAQKILHPLFQFRMTQPDRYDIALLKLSRPITYTSHILPICLPDMDLDLRGKSGVIAGWGKTDASNGHTGTNLLRSATVPILSTEQCINWHQSKQILVEIHSEMICAGHSDGHQDACLGDSGGPLIVMDSGRYYLVGITSAGFGCGVDHQPGIYHNVKITASWIKEVISPTTNFIDF